In one Coleofasciculaceae cyanobacterium genomic region, the following are encoded:
- a CDS encoding VapE domain-containing protein — protein sequence MKLHRAVSVELSELGNAFRKADQDALKTFITTSSDDIRLPYGTRVHTLKRQFVLFGSTNDRQFLHDPTGSRRFMPVEIEQGWQIPVEKHLECFDDLIQAAMILRESGAKHYLEEADVVQLAEHNERNRSLPPPKKNCRCSQNKSEKDEMLYAINHG from the coding sequence ATGAAACTGCACAGAGCTGTATCTGTGGAGCTATCCGAACTAGGAAACGCATTTCGTAAAGCCGATCAAGATGCACTAAAAACCTTTATAACAACTAGTTCTGATGACATCAGACTCCCTTATGGTACAAGAGTCCATACACTAAAACGCCAATTCGTACTCTTCGGATCTACAAATGATCGACAATTTTTGCATGACCCTACTGGTAGTAGAAGATTTATGCCCGTAGAAATAGAGCAGGGGTGGCAGATTCCTGTAGAAAAACACCTAGAATGCTTTGATGATTTAATCCAGGCTGCAATGATTTTAAGAGAAAGCGGAGCGAAACACTACTTAGAAGAAGCGGATGTTGTTCAACTTGCTGAACATAACGAACGTAACCGTTCACTACCCCCCCCCAAAAAAAACTGTAGATGTAGCCAAAATAAATCTGAGAAAGATGAAATGCTGTATGCTATAAATCATGGCTAG